TCCTCGAGACCCTGCGCGAGCAGGCCGAGAATCTCGTTGCGTCGACTGGATGGTTCGATGAACGATGGGTTCGAGGCCAGCAGGTCCTGCAGGAACGCCTGGTACTTCGACAACCGGAAGAACCAGTTGCGTTCCTCCACTTCCTCGAGTGTACGCGTGGGGTGCAACACGCATTTCCCGTCGACGATATCGGCGTCCTGCTTGAACGACTCGCAGCCCACGCAGTACATGCCCGTGTAGGACCGCTCGTAGAAATCGTCCGGATTCCGTTCCGCGATGCGACGGATCAGCGTCTGCACACCGACCTTGTGATGGGGTTCGGTCGTGCGGATGAACTGATCGTACGAAATGCCGAGCCGGGCCCACATGGCCTGAAAGCGCGCCGCGATCGTGTCGGTGAATGCCTGCGGTGCCACGCCCTCCTTCGCGGCCGTCTGCTGCACCTTCTGCCCGTGCTCGTCCATGCCGATCAGCAGATGGACATCGTCGCCGCAGAAACGGCGATAGCGGGCAATCACATCGGCGCCGATCTTTTCGAGCGCATGGCCAAGGTGCGGATCACCGTTGGCGTAGTCGATGGCGGTGGTCAGGTAGAAGCGAGACATCTTTGAAAGTTAATCGGCCTCGCCGTCTTCGCCCTCGTCGGCCTGCTCCGGATCATCCGTCGACTCGCCGGTCTCGGCACGCCGCCGCTCTTCCGCCGCGCGCAGGCGGCGGCCGCCGCGCCGTCCGCGCCGTCGCTTGCGCCGGGGCGCGTCGGCAGCGGCCTCCGCTGGAGCGTCCGCGTCCGCGGGCGCGTCGCTTTCGTCGCCCGTGTCTGGCTTCACCTCACGCTCCGCCCCCGCCTCGGTCTCCGCCTCGGTCTCCACCTCGGGAGACGCCGTCACGACCGCACCGTTCTCTGCCGGCCTGGCCGGCCGGTGCAGATGTTCCGCCGACACTTCATCCGCAAAATCTGACGAGGCGAGAAGGACGGTCTCAAACTCCTGTGTGTCGAGCATGGACATCGTGCCCGCGTCGAGCGCCCCGGCCAATGGCGACGCATGCTCCATGGTGGTGGAGAGTGTCGACGCGTCGAACCCGTCCACTTCCGCGCGCAGTTCGGCCAGCGTGATGACCCGGCTGTCACCTTCGGACGTACGCAGCGTCACCCGTTCGTGGAAGATGTCACAGGTGATCACCTTCTCCTCGCCACGGGAGGTGTTGAGGATCTTCCCTTCCTTGGGGAATTTGCGACGGCTCAGCACGTAGAACTCGTGCTCGTAGCGCAGGCAGCACATGAGACGGCCACAGGCGCCCGAGATCTGCTGCGGATTGAGCGACAGCCGTTGATCCTTGGCCACTCCGAGATTGACCGGACGGAGATCGGGCAGCCAGGACGACGAACAATACTCGCGGCCGCAGCGGCCCACGCCGGAGAGCCGCTTGGCTTCGTCGCGCACGCCGATCTGCTTGAGTTCGATGCGTGTCTTGAAGAGGGCGGCGAGATCGCGCACGAGGGCGCGGAAATCCACGCGCCGTTCGGCCGTGAAATAGATCGTGAGCTTGCGACGATCCCACTGCCATTCGGCGTCGGTGAGTTTCATCACGAGCCCGTTGGCTTTCACGCGTTCCATGGCCGCGCGCCGCGCCTGTTCGTTCTGGGCGGTCAACTCGCGATCGATCTGCTCGTCGTCGCGTGTGGCCAGACGCAACGCGCGTCGGGCCGGCGGCGCCGTGCCGCAGCCATGCGCGCAGCCGCGACAGCGGATGTCGGCCAGTTCGCCGGTCGAATGCACGCGTCCGAGATCTTCCCCACGGTCGGCATCGACAATGACCGCCGCCTTGAGTGGCGGCGGCGTCTCGCCGTCCCAGGAGAAGAACTCCTTGCGATTGCCGCGGAATGCGACTTCGATGAGGTGCGCCACGGCTCTGTCCTACCGCGCGCGATGCGCCAGGTTCACTCGGTGAACTGCCCCATGCGGAGGAATTTCTCGCGGCGTCGGCGCACGAGTTTGTCCGGCTTGAGACGACGCAGTTCTTCGAGATTGCGCGTGAGGGTCTCACGCAGCGCCCGGGCGGTGGCGGCATGATCCGCGTGGGCACCGCCCACCGGTTCGGGGATCACCTCGTCGATGACCCGCAACTCCACGAGATCGGCGGCCGTGACGCGCAGCGCAGACGCCGCCTTCTCACGCATCTCCTGGCTCTTGCCGTCCTTCCAGAGAATGGCCGCACACCCTTCCACCGAGATGGTGGAGTACACCGAATTCTCGAACATGAGTACCCGATCGGCCACGCCCAGCGCGAGTGCGCCGCCGGATCCCCCCTCGCCGATGATGGTGGCGATGATGGGCACCTGGAGCTGGCTCATCTCGAGCAGATTGCGCGCGATGGCTTCGCTCTGTCCGCGTTCTTCCGCGCCCAGTCCGGGCCACGCGCCCGGTGTGTCGATGAATGTGAGCACCGGCACCTGGAACTTCTCGGCCAGCTTCATGAGCCGGAGCGCCTTGCGATACCCCTCGGGGTGCGGCATCCCGAAGTTGCGCTTGAGATTTTCCTTGGTGTCGCGACCGCGCTCGTGCCCGATCAGCATCACCGTTTCTCCCTCGAGGCGCGCCCAGCCGGCCATGATGGCCGCGTCCTCGCGGAACAGGCGGTCGCCGTGCAACTCGATGAAATCGGTGAAGGCGTACCGGATGTAGTCGGACGTGAACGGACGACGCGCCATGCGCGCCACCTGCACCCGCTGCAAGGGCGTCAGATTCTGATAGATCTGAACCCGCAGGTCGCCCAGTTTTCTCTGGAGCGGAGCCAGTTCCTCGGCCACGTCGAGTGAGCGGTCGGAGGCGAGTCGCTTCAGTTCCTCGATCTGTTTTTCGAGTTCCGCAATGGGACGCTCGAACTCGAGAACCGGGGCAGCAGCCATAAGAGTCCTGAAAGAGTGACGCGGCTTGAAAACGGCTCGTCAGCCACCGGTGCGCACGAGGCGCACCCGGTCGGCGCCAAGCAGCGCGCGAAGATCCGAGAGAATTGCCGGGGATGCCGTCACGGTGAGTGACTTGGACCGGAAGCGCACGGGCTTCCCGTTGCCATCACGCCACCGCACTTCGAGCGGAGCCGACCCTTCGTGGGCTTCCACCCGGGCGCGGACATCCTCCATCACCGCCGGTGGCAGATCGAGACTGGAACCCAGATCGATCGCCACCGCCAGATCACCGCTGGCCCGCAGCTCCGCAAAGCGCGTGACCTCGTTCACGATGAACGTGGCGTTTTCGACGTCCTGATCCTTCCGGGAGTAGCCGCCCTTGAGGAGCAGCGGCACGTCGAGGCGAACACGTTCGGCGATCACCCCCCACGCTTCCGGAAAGACCAGTACTTCGGAAGATCCGGAAAAATCCTCGACTGTCAACCGGGCGAACTCGGCTCCGTTGCGTTTGGAGATCTGCCGCTTGATCGATGTCACCACCACGCCGATCGTGACTGGTTCCGCCGTCCAGGTGCCGAGCTGCGATACGGTGTGGCTGGCGAAGAGTTCGCACTCTGTTCGGTGTGGCTCGAGCGGATGGCCGGAGATGTAGAAGCCGAGCAGCTCCTTCTCGCGCTGCAGCCGCTCGCTTTCCGTCCAGGCCGGGATGTTCGGCAGCGCTGCCGGCTGACGGCCGTTGCCCGACGGTGTGTCGGACGTGTCGCCGAGCAAATCCCCGAACAGCGATCCCTGGCCGCGTTCCGCCTCCTCCTGCTGCAGGGCGGCCTCGCTGATGGCGTGATCGAGCGCCGCGAGCAGCTGCGCGCGATGCCCCCCGAGGGAGTCGCACGCGCCGGCCGCCACGAGGGCCTCGAACACCCGTTTGTTGCAGAGGCGCAGATCGACACGGCCGCACAGATCGTGCAGCGATGCGAATGGCCCTTCGACGCGCGCGGCCAGCAGGGAATCGATGGCGCCCTTGCCGACGTTGCGGATGGCACCGAGCCCGAAGCGGATGCGCTTGTCGCCCACCACGGTGAAGCGCCACCCCGATTCGTTCACGTCGGGCGCGAGCACCTCGATACCCATTTCGCGCGCTTCGGCGATGTACTTGATGACTTCTTCCGTCTTCCCGATGTTCGACGACAGCAGTGCGGCCATGAACTCGGCCGGGTAGTGCGTCTTGAGGAAGGCGGTGTGATAGGCGACGACGGAGTAGGCGACGGAGTGTGACTTGTTGAACCCGTAACGCCCGAACGTTTCGATCTGCCCCGCGAGTTCCTCGATGATTTTCGGATCGTACCCGCGCGCGATCGATTTCTCGGTGAACTTGCCGAGTTCCTTCTTGATGAGCTCCGCGTCCTTCTTGCCCACGGCCTTGCGCAGCACGTCGGCTTCGGCGAGCGAAATGCCGGCGAGCACCTGTGCGATACGCATCACCTGTTCCTGGTAGGTGATGACGCCGTAGGTGTTGGACAGGATGGGCTCGAGTTCCGGCAACGCGTACGCCGTGGGCTCGTCGCCACGCTTGCGCCGGATGTACACGTTGTGCATGCCGGCATCGAGCGGACCGGGGCGCAGCAACGCATTCGACGCCACGAGGTCGTCGAAACGGTCGCAGCGCATGCGCTTGAGCACGTCCGTGGCCAGCGGCGATTCGAACTGGAACACGCCGCCCGTGCGTCCCGCACGCAGTACCTGGTAGGTCTCCGCGTCGGTGAAGCCGCGCTCCTCGAGCTGCACGTCCCGGCCGGTACGCTCCTTGATGTTCCGGAGCGTATCGGTGATGACGGTGAGTGTGGTCAGCCCGAGGAAGTCCATCTTGAGCATGCCGGCCTTCTCGAGCGCCGTCATGTCGTACTGCGTCACGATGACGCGTTCGTCACCGTCGCCGCCGGCACCCTTGGACGCCTGGGTGCAGATGGGGACGAATTCATCGAGCGGGCCGGGCGCGATCACCACGCCGGCCGCGTGCACGCCGGTGTGCCGCGAGAGGCCCTCGAGCTTGACCGCGAAGTCGAGCAGTTGCCGGTACCGCTCGTCGTTCTGGTAGAACGACTTCACTTCGGGCACCTGCTCGATGGCTTCCTTCACCGTCAACGAGAAGTTCGGCGCATTCGGAATGAGCTTGGCCAGCGCGTCGGTTT
The window above is part of the Gemmatimonas aurantiaca genome. Proteins encoded here:
- the ricT gene encoding regulatory iron-sulfur-containing complex subunit RicT: MAHLIEVAFRGNRKEFFSWDGETPPPLKAAVIVDADRGEDLGRVHSTGELADIRCRGCAHGCGTAPPARRALRLATRDDEQIDRELTAQNEQARRAAMERVKANGLVMKLTDAEWQWDRRKLTIYFTAERRVDFRALVRDLAALFKTRIELKQIGVRDEAKRLSGVGRCGREYCSSSWLPDLRPVNLGVAKDQRLSLNPQQISGACGRLMCCLRYEHEFYVLSRRKFPKEGKILNTSRGEEKVITCDIFHERVTLRTSEGDSRVITLAELRAEVDGFDASTLSTTMEHASPLAGALDAGTMSMLDTQEFETVLLASSDFADEVSAEHLHRPARPAENGAVVTASPEVETEAETEAGAEREVKPDTGDESDAPADADAPAEAAADAPRRKRRRGRRGGRRLRAAEERRRAETGESTDDPEQADEGEDGEAD
- a CDS encoding acetyl-CoA carboxylase carboxyltransferase subunit alpha; translated protein: MAAAPVLEFERPIAELEKQIEELKRLASDRSLDVAEELAPLQRKLGDLRVQIYQNLTPLQRVQVARMARRPFTSDYIRYAFTDFIELHGDRLFREDAAIMAGWARLEGETVMLIGHERGRDTKENLKRNFGMPHPEGYRKALRLMKLAEKFQVPVLTFIDTPGAWPGLGAEERGQSEAIARNLLEMSQLQVPIIATIIGEGGSGGALALGVADRVLMFENSVYSTISVEGCAAILWKDGKSQEMREKAASALRVTAADLVELRVIDEVIPEPVGGAHADHAATARALRETLTRNLEELRRLKPDKLVRRRREKFLRMGQFTE
- the dnaE gene encoding DNA polymerase III subunit alpha; translation: MSFVHLHCHSEYSLLDGANRIDDLIKRAQHYEMPALAITDHGNMHAAWEFQEKAKKAGIKPILGMEAYVAPGDRRQRGRPAPGVKPYYHLVLLARDIVGYRNLVKLTSLGYTEGFYTKPRIDRELLAQYSEGVIVSSACLAGEVATHLMEDRLDEAREAAAWYAELFKGRYHLEVQAHTSEGQPILNAKILSLADELNLPVVATNDAHFLKHEDHDAHDVLLCIGLGKDRNDRDRMKYDDGLYFKSPDEIRSFFPGREDVLTNTLAIADTVDVQFAKKYYVPSFPLPEGVATENDLLVQLSTEGAKRRYGDPFNEEVRQRLEYELDVITRTGYAGYFLIVADFIKAARDRGIPVGPGRGSAAGSLVAYSLGITDVCPLEFDLLFERFLNPERVSMPDVDVDFCFERRGEVIEYVRQKYGKDSVGQIVTFGTMKSRAAIKDVGRTLGFSPAETDALAKLIPNAPNFSLTVKEAIEQVPEVKSFYQNDERYRQLLDFAVKLEGLSRHTGVHAAGVVIAPGPLDEFVPICTQASKGAGGDGDERVIVTQYDMTALEKAGMLKMDFLGLTTLTVITDTLRNIKERTGRDVQLEERGFTDAETYQVLRAGRTGGVFQFESPLATDVLKRMRCDRFDDLVASNALLRPGPLDAGMHNVYIRRKRGDEPTAYALPELEPILSNTYGVITYQEQVMRIAQVLAGISLAEADVLRKAVGKKDAELIKKELGKFTEKSIARGYDPKIIEELAGQIETFGRYGFNKSHSVAYSVVAYHTAFLKTHYPAEFMAALLSSNIGKTEEVIKYIAEAREMGIEVLAPDVNESGWRFTVVGDKRIRFGLGAIRNVGKGAIDSLLAARVEGPFASLHDLCGRVDLRLCNKRVFEALVAAGACDSLGGHRAQLLAALDHAISEAALQQEEAERGQGSLFGDLLGDTSDTPSGNGRQPAALPNIPAWTESERLQREKELLGFYISGHPLEPHRTECELFASHTVSQLGTWTAEPVTIGVVVTSIKRQISKRNGAEFARLTVEDFSGSSEVLVFPEAWGVIAERVRLDVPLLLKGGYSRKDQDVENATFIVNEVTRFAELRASGDLAVAIDLGSSLDLPPAVMEDVRARVEAHEGSAPLEVRWRDGNGKPVRFRSKSLTVTASPAILSDLRALLGADRVRLVRTGG